CACCTGCCCCCATCCACCCTCCCTTTCAACCTTGGGCAAACGGCCCTCAGCCCTCCCgccaggaccccccccccccggcccccTGCTCCAGGGAGGCCGTCCCACCGCACAGCTGCCCTCTGCCGCCAGGCCCAGGTGGCCCTGTGGAGCAGGGGACGCAGCCAGAGGGCGGAGGGGCCGGCAGGCTCCAGACCCtcatccccagcccccagcagtgTCCAGGTGTCGGGGGCCCTTCCCAACCCCAATCCCATGCCATGTGCAGCCCGGGCAGGGGCAAACCTGCTGCTGGATCCCAGGGCTTCTCCCCAGGCGGCCGGAATTGCTGTTTACCAGACACCCCCCGGGGGCTTCACTTCCGTCCTCTCCTGGGACCTCCCGacctcacccccagccctgctGCAGAAAGAGGTCCCGGGCCCCCCCTGCCGGGCTCTCACTCCATCATGTCACCACCTTTAGCCCAGCCCAGGCCGACTCAGATGGTGTCCTCGCCGTCGGGGGAGAAATCCCACTTCCCCGATGGGGTGGCCGCTGCCTTGCCCTGCAGGTCAGGACGCGGCCCCCAGACCAGAGGCTCTGCAGGCTGCCCTGGACGACCTCCAGGCCCAGGTGACCTCCCACCCCAATCACCTCCAGCCCCTCCAGCCCCAGATGACCTCCAGCCCCTGACGACCCCCAGCCCCAGGCGACCTCCAGGCCCGGCCTCGGTGTCACGCAGCCCCGACCCGTGCACCGTTCTTGGCCTCCCTGCTGCGGACCGAGGCGCCCGCCGGGCAGGAGCCTTGTGTTCTGTAACCAAAGCCTCCCTCTCAGGAAGTGAAGGGCCGAGTTTGGCTTCCCCTGGGTTTCTGCCTGACTCCCGCTTCCCCGGGGCGCTGGGCCCTCCCGGCTCCGCCAGAGAACGCCTTGCCCGAGGCAGCTGCCGAGAACTGCCCCCATCTCAGGTTCCGCTTCCCGAAGGCTGCTCTCCCCGGGCTGCTGGGGCCACATGCTGAGCTCCGGGCCCAGTGGACGAGGGAGGGAGAAGCCCGGCCAGGTGAGCAGGTGAGAGCTCACACCTGAGCACCACTGCAGAGCTctgcaggctgggggtgggggcaggtgaggGGCCAGAGTCACAGGGTCGGGGCAAGGGGCCCCTTCCAGGGAGGCTGGGGGGCAGCCGGGCCTGGGTCAGCCGACCCTAGTGAGGCAGCTGAGACTGGATTCCTTCAAGGGTACCCAGTGCCGGCTCCCAGCGGGGCCGCATCTTGAAGGCAGACCCCCAGGCCCCTCGCCGGACCTCCTGAGTGACTGCCTGGAGAGCTCAGGGAGCCCTGGGGTTCACGGCAGAGGATGTGGTGCTTCAGGGTCCCC
The Choloepus didactylus isolate mChoDid1 chromosome 4, mChoDid1.pri, whole genome shotgun sequence DNA segment above includes these coding regions:
- the LOC119531020 gene encoding collagen alpha-1(I) chain-like, encoding MAAGGTKCLSVSTASSGPVPGSPKYPVWMGGEARCWLHLGRCGPEHGQGRAAQPRPTQMVSSPSGEKSHFPDGVAAALPCRSGRGPQTRGSAGCPGRPPGPGDLPPQSPPAPPAPDDLQPLTTPSPRRPPGPASVSRSPDPCTVLGLPAADRGARRAGALCSVTKASLSGSEGPSLASPGFLPDSRFPGALGPPGSARERLARGSCRELPPSQVPLPEGCSPRAAGATC